The following are encoded together in the Hemicordylus capensis ecotype Gifberg chromosome 4, rHemCap1.1.pri, whole genome shotgun sequence genome:
- the RPS8 gene encoding 40S ribosomal protein S8, translating into MGISRDNWHKRRKTGGKRKPYHKKRKYELGRPPANTKIGSRRIHTVRVRGGNKKYRALRLDVGNFSWGSECCTRKTRIIDVVYNASNNELVRTKTLVKNCIVLIDSTPYRQWYEAHYATPLGRKKGAKLTPEEEEILNKKRSKKIQKKYDERKKNAKISSLLEEQFLQGKLLACIASRPGQCGRADGYILEGKELEFYLRKIKARKGK; encoded by the exons ATGG GTATCTCCAGGGACAACTGGCACAAGCGCCGCAAGactggggggaaaagaaaacCCTACCATAAGAAGAGGAAGTATGAGTTGGGGCGACCCCCTGCCAATACCAAA ATTGGCTCCAGGAGAATTCACACAGTAAGAGTACGTGGTGGGAATAAAAAATACCGTGCTCTACGCCTGGATGTTGGAAACTTCTCTTGGGGTTCTGAAT GTTGTACCCGCAAAACCAGAATCATTGATGTGGTATATAATGCATCCAACAATGAGCTTGTGCGCACAAAGACCCTGGTCAAAAACTGCATTGTGCTGATTGATAGCACACCATACCGACAGTGGTATGAAGCCCACTACGCCACACCCCTTGGGCGCAAAAAGGGTGCCAAGCTG ACTCCAGAGGAAGAAGAAATCTTGAACAAGAAACGTTCAAAGAAAATTCAGAAGAAGTACGATGAACGGAAAAAGAATGCTAAGATCAGTAGCCTTCTAGAGGAGCAGTTCTTGCAAGGGAAGCTTCTTG CTTGCATTGCCTCCAGGCCTGGACAGTGTGGCCGAGCAGATGGCTATATTCTGGAAGGCAAGGAACTCGAATTCTACCTGAGGAAGATCAAGGCCAGGAAAGGCAAATGA